The sequence GACACTTTAATCTATCTGAAAAGCCAGGGATATAGGCTGGCCGTAATATCAAACGGTATCACCATAAAGCAGTGGGAAAAGCTCGTCCGTTTAAACATCTATTCATTTTTCGATGAAGTAATCACCTCCGAAGAGGTCGGGCGCAAAAAACCGGATAAATTAATCTATGATGTTGCTTTAAGGAAAATGAAGGGAGATCCTGAAAAGTCAGTAATGATTGGAAACAAGTTCCGTGAAGACGCCCTGGGTGCGGTCAATGCTGGAATGAGCGCCATTCTTGTCAATTCCGATGTCACCGAAGATGACAGGGAATACATAAGACAGGAACAGCTGGATATAACAATTATCGATAATATTGGTGATGTCAATACGATTTTATAGCTAGAAAAATGCGTCAAGGCTTTGCTGTTTTTCACCGACAGACAGGTCTTGCAAATCCTTTTTTGAGTATCCCAAAGGCTCCATGATACGTCCGACGGCGGGAATTATCTGGTTGTTAATGTAGTAGTCCTTGTCGTAGGCAATGCCTTCGCTGTATTCATAGGGAACCGCCCTCTGGCTTATTGAACCTTTTCCTTTTTTTATGATGTACTGGATGATGGTTCCTTTGGTAACCTTGATTCCATGGTCCTCTATAATCTGTGCGGCCACGACGTGAGGCCCAACCTGCTTGTATTCGCTTAACGGCTTGTTTATCTGTGTGTGAATAATCAGCTCCTTAAGTTCAACGTCACCCTTTCTTATTCTTTTCAATACCTTTTTAACCTCATCGATGGCCTTCTGGGAATCCCCTTCTTTTAAGATTGCCATCAGCACGGCTTCCTGTGTTCTTTTAACGATTGGAGCCCAGTCCCTTCTGACCAGTTCAAGGCCTTTGGCTATTATCTCGCCGTCTTCGATAACGGCATATCTCTTTTTGGTTACAAAAAAGCCTCTTCTGTAAAAGCCTTCATATTCAAGCTCCATGCTTTCAGGCAACGTCGAATTGAGGTACTTTAAAAATTCATGAGCCTGTGATTTGATTTCAGCTTCCAGTTCCAGTTGTTCTTTCGTTTCCTTGCACACACAAACACCATATTATATTTTTGACAATAATATTTAAAATACTTTTTCGGTGAGGACAATTCTTAGGAGTGAGGACAATTCTATTTCCCTGTTAAATAATTATTTCCTTATTAAACAAATGGATTACTTCTCAAACGCTCTAGGATTTGCTTTATATTGTTTGATGTATAAAGTATTCGTAGAGGTTTGATATTATGACATCCAAAGAGTTAATATCCACTTACGATGAAAAAAATGACACTTTTGTCTGTAAATTATCTGATAAGAAGGGATATGTTGCAAATTATGACATATCAAACGGCGTGTTTTTAAGCACAGATATAAACAATTTGCCTGTTTCATTCTTCATCGGTGATGCGTCAAACGTGTTGAACGTAAAGAAAAGCATTTTGGAAGATCCGAACGTGGCAATATCTCTTAAATGCAGCAAGGAAGAAATAGACTTTGAACTCTTCATAGCCGATGAGAGGATTTACTCCTCAAAATCCGGGAATTATTTCAACATTCCCGACATCGACTGTGTGATGAGAGCAAACTAGGAGGTTTTGGAATGAATAATTACTTGAATGACCTGCCGGATGAGGTTTTAGAGGAAATCGTTTATGAGTACGAGGATCAGCTCGATGAAATCGACGTTGACGAAATAATCGCCAATCTGAAGTCAAACATTTCAGATTACATCTACGACAATCCCGATGATTTTATACCGGATTTCCCCGAGGATAAAATCGATTTAAGCTATGTCGATGATGAAATGATTCCGGACGAATACCTTGAAAGAATCGAGCCGAAAGATATTTGTGGATAAATAATATTAATTATTATCCACATACTATTAATTGATGCAAGAGGAAGAATATTATATCGAAGACAACGATTTGGTTGACCTGTTAAAGGACGTTTTGGGCGACAAGATCAGTGATGAGGATATTGAAAGAATTCTGTCAGCCAGTGAAGACGGTGAAATTACTGAAGATGATTTCGATAGAATTGTTGATGAGATACTTGCCAAATCAAAAACAACAGAAGTTTTTAAAGATCCTGAACCTATAATTCCTGATAAAACGCCAAATAACAAGGGATTTTTGTATTTATCTACAACACCTGACAAGTGTCCTGTTTGCGGAAGTGCGCTTATTGACGATTTTTACTGTGCAAACTGCAATCTAAAATTTTCATTTGTCAAGGATGAAGGCCAAAATCCTTCAAAAAAATAAAGTTTATATATAATGATAAAGAAATATTTTATTATCATTATTCATTAAGGACTCTTTTTTGCTCTCATAATGTAAATTGTTATTTTTCTTGTCCAACAGTTTACTGAAAAGAGACTTAATGGCAGCGATTATTAATTAATTATTTATATTTATTAGGTGAAATAATGGCAATTTCTCAAGGAAAATCAACTAGAAGTCCATCAGGTGCAAGAAACGTTGCAAACCGTGGAAAAAGAAAATCAGAATTAGGAAGAGACCCAGCTGAAACTAGGGTAGATGAAAAGAAATTAAGAAAAATCCGTACTCGCGGTGGAAACGAAAAGCTCAGATTAGCAACCACCAACAAAATCAATTTAACCGATGTTAAAACCGGTAAAACCCAAGTTACCGATATTTTAGGAGTAATCGAAAACGACGCAAACCCTAACTACGTAAGAAGGAATATCATTACCAAAGGTGCTGTTGTAGAAACTCCTGAAGGTAATGCTAAAGTAACATCCAGACCTGGTCAGGATGGCGTTGTTAACGGAATTTTAATCTAAAGATATTAATTTATCTTTATTTCTCTTTTTTTATACTTGAAATTATTCTACTAATTTATTGTTTTATTTTCTTATTAATTAATTTATGTTTTTAAACATAATAATACTTGTATAATACTTTATTTTGATTATAATTGTATAAATTAACTTTATTTTGATTTAATATCTTATAAGTATTTTTTTAAAAAATCATTTATTTAGTTATATTTCAAGTGTAATGTCCTGATTTCTGTATTAGCTTCGAATTATTAAAATTAATATCAATCAAATTCTTTAGATAATGTAATTAATTAATCTAATATATATTAATTAACAATAATTGGTTATAATCGTTTATATTAACCTTTTATTTTCTGATTAGGGATTATAGAAAGCTTTATATGCTTTAAAATCATATATTATCATAGTTAATTTTTCAATTAGGGTATTGAAAAATATTTAATTTATTAACCATTGGAGTTTGTTAAAATGGCAAATGGAATTACTAAAGAAGTTATTACACCAATATCTGAAATATCAACTGATGAATTCAATGAACTTTACAAGTACTACGATATACCTAATCCTAAAGAAATCCTCGATTTTTGTAAAATCCACGAAGGTTTAGTTGAAGGTTTAATCACCGTTAAACCAATGATTGAAAAGTATTTTCCTGATTTCGATTGTGTTCTGGAATTCTTTAAAGATCCAGAAGAACCTTTAGACCAAATTTTAATCATTGTCCAGACTGGTGAAGAAGAGTTTAATCCAGTAACTTTTCAAAAAATAAAAGATATTAATTTAGAAATTATTTTTTGTGAAGATTTAACAAGGGATGTATATACATTATTTTTGGTGGTGGATTAAATGTGGAAAGGGACTGATTGGACTAAATTTTATCATAATATTAGCAAGAATACTCCACCTCTCTTAGGTTGGGGATGAATTGTGCGATGGGGTGTGTGTTTTTTTTTATAGTGTGCTTGTATTGGTATACGTTTGTAATAGGTGGTTTTAAATATTTATTTGTTTATATTAGCTATTTATGAGTAGTGATTTGGATAGGAATCAGCATTCGGTATACAAGTTAACTTTTCATTTTGGTGTTGGTTGTTAAATATCGTAGGAAAGTGATTGATCAGGATATTTTTGATTCTTTGATGGTTTATATTTTCAGATATTGGTGGTAAGTATGGTGTTAAGGGTTGAGGAGTCTAAA comes from Methanobrevibacter millerae and encodes:
- a CDS encoding 30S ribosomal protein S8e → MAISQGKSTRSPSGARNVANRGKRKSELGRDPAETRVDEKKLRKIRTRGGNEKLRLATTNKINLTDVKTGKTQVTDILGVIENDANPNYVRRNIITKGAVVETPEGNAKVTSRPGQDGVVNGILI
- a CDS encoding DNA polymerase domain-containing protein, with translation MCKETKEQLELEAEIKSQAHEFLKYLNSTLPESMELEYEGFYRRGFFVTKKRYAVIEDGEIIAKGLELVRRDWAPIVKRTQEAVLMAILKEGDSQKAIDEVKKVLKRIRKGDVELKELIIHTQINKPLSEYKQVGPHVVAAQIIEDHGIKVTKGTIIQYIIKKGKGSISQRAVPYEYSEGIAYDKDYYINNQIIPAVGRIMEPLGYSKKDLQDLSVGEKQQSLDAFF
- a CDS encoding TIGR02253 family HAD-type hydrolase, translated to MLRNEEENRVVFFDVDDTLLDTSAFAQTARKAAIELMVDNGLPLDKDEAYGVLKTIIREKGSNYGKHFNVLTQVVLGHEDPMLVALGMITYHNVKMALLRPFAETTDTLIYLKSQGYRLAVISNGITIKQWEKLVRLNIYSFFDEVITSEEVGRKKPDKLIYDVALRKMKGDPEKSVMIGNKFREDALGAVNAGMSAILVNSDVTEDDREYIRQEQLDITIIDNIGDVNTIL